The stretch of DNA ACCTGGAGCACGCTGTCGTGGATGTCGCGCGCCAGGCGCTCCCGCTCGCGGGTCGCGGCCTCGATCTCCAGGGCGCGGGCGAGGGTGCGCTCGGAGGCGCGGGCCACCTCGACGACGTATCCGATGGCGATGGAGGCGATGCACACGAGCAGGACGTTGTGGAGCGTGTCCTGGGTGGGCCTGCCGCGCTGCGCGATGTTGGCGGCGCCGACGAGCGCCGAGGCGAACGCCGCCCACCGCCAACCACCCTTGATCGCGAAGGCGAGCACCGCGCCCGCCGTCCATATCGACGGCAGCGTCGGGCCGTCGTGGACGATCCGCTGGTGCGAGTCGGCGACCGGCGTGAGCAGGATGCCGACCAGCGCGATGGTCAGGTCGGCGATCAGGAACCGCTTGGTGCAGCTGGCCGCGTTCGCGACCTTCGGCAGCGTGCCGATGGTCCATCCCGCGAGCACCACGTAGTACCCGATGGCCACCCAGGGGCGGTCGAACTTCTGGTGCGCCGCCACGAAGAGGCCGATCGCGTACAGCATCGTCAGTACGCGGTAGCCGGTCAGGGCACGCCACAGCGGCTGCTCCACCGACATCCTCATGACGCGAACGCGCTTGGTCATGTCCCCCACCCCCTTGGGTCGCCCGGCCGTTCCCCCCGCACCCGGCTCCCCTTCACAGCGACGCGATTACGCGCCGGACCGTTCCTTCTCGGCCGCCGCGGCCGCCTTCTCCGCCTTCTTCTCCGCTTCCTTCTCGGCCTTCGCCGCGTCCGAGAGCCGGCGCTTGGCGGCCGTCGCGTACTCGTCGACGTACTCCTGGCCGGACAGCTTCATGATCTCGTACATGACCTCGTCGGTGACCGCCCGCAGGACGAACCGGTCGTGCTCCATGCCGTGGTACCGGCTGAAGTCGAGCGGCTTGCCGATCTTGATGCCGGGCCGCATCAGCTTCGGCACCACCTTGCCCGGCGGCTGGATCTTCTCCGTGTCGATCATCGCCACGGGGAGCACGGGCGCCCCGGTGGCGAGGGCCACGCGCGCGAGGCCGCCGGGCTTGCCACGGTAGAGCCTCCCGTCGGGCGAACGCGTGCCTTCCGGGTAGATGCCGAAGAGCTCGCCGCGCTCCAGGACCTCGATGCCGCTCTTGATGGCCGCCTCGCCCGCGCCGCGGCCGCCGGAGCGGTCCACGGGCAGCTGGCCCACGCCCTTGAAGAAGGCGGCCGTGAGCTTGCCCTTCACGCCCGGAGACGTGAAGTACTCCGCCTTCGCGATGAAGGTGACCTTGCGGTCGATGACCGCGGGCAGGAAGAAGG from Streptomyces sp. BA2 encodes:
- the macS gene encoding MacS family sensor histidine kinase, with product MTKRVRVMRMSVEQPLWRALTGYRVLTMLYAIGLFVAAHQKFDRPWVAIGYYVVLAGWTIGTLPKVANAASCTKRFLIADLTIALVGILLTPVADSHQRIVHDGPTLPSIWTAGAVLAFAIKGGWRWAAFASALVGAANIAQRGRPTQDTLHNVLLVCIASIAIGYVVEVARASERTLARALEIEAATRERERLARDIHDSVLQVLAMVQRRGSAIGGEAAELGRMAGEQEVALRTLVAGGLVRTSHESEDASMGAVVRAVEEPDGDADDGDICDLRSLLFPYAGARVTVSEPGAPVTLESKAARELAAAVGAALDNVHRHAGPDAAAWILVEDEPDAVIVTVRDDGPGIPEGRLAEAEGEGRLGVALSIRGRLRDIGGTAELISVPGQGTEVELRVPRGKAGKER
- a CDS encoding lysophospholipid acyltransferase family protein gives rise to the protein MKVAIGGPLKLGFRPWVEGLENVPADGPAILASNHLSFSDSFFLPAVIDRKVTFIAKAEYFTSPGVKGKLTAAFFKGVGQLPVDRSGGRGAGEAAIKSGIEVLERGELFGIYPEGTRSPDGRLYRGKPGGLARVALATGAPVLPVAMIDTEKIQPPGKVVPKLMRPGIKIGKPLDFSRYHGMEHDRFVLRAVTDEVMYEIMKLSGQEYVDEYATAAKRRLSDAAKAEKEAEKKAEKAAAAAEKERSGA